The sequence GAGTTCCAAGTGCCATAACAATTGGAGCAACGCCCATCCACATATCTAGAACATTTTTACCTCCGGAAAAGAAGAAATCCTTCAATCCACGGTTATGGCCAGCTTTTTCAAGTGCCTGTGTAAAGCCCCATGAAAGCGGCGTATGACCTTCTGGAATATGATCCTCTGAATAATCGTTTGATTTTTCAACAAAATACGTATCCTTCTTACGTGACAGCGGCGGAATTCGTGGTGCGATAAATGCCGCAATCACCCCGGCAGCCGTAATCGTCAAATAAAATGGGATAAACATATGGCTTAGTCCAACCTGTGAAATCACGACAAGGCTGAAGGTAATGGAAACAACGGAAAACGAAGTCCCAATGATGGCAGCTTCACGTTTTGTATAATAGCCTTCTTCATACTGCTTGCTTGTTAAGAGAACTCCGATGGTTCCATCACCGAGCCAGGAAGCCATACAATCAATGGACGAGCGGCCCGGAAGCTTGAAGACGGGACGCATAATTTTTGTCAGCAGGGTTCCAAACAACTCTAAGAGCCCGAAGTTTAGTAGTAATGGCAGAAACAAACCAGCAAATAAAAAGACTGAGAAAAGCACGGGTAATAAGTCATTTAATAGCAATCCGCCAGTATTCTCGGACCAAATCATTTCTGGTCCCCATTGGAATAGGACACAGACGGAAAAAATAGCGCCTAGAATTCTAGCTGCAAACCAAACGGGCGGAACGTCCAGCAAGGTTTTTAAGAATGAATTTCGATTCAGCACATTTGGGCGGACCGTTTTTATTAATACTGTTCCAAGTAGCGTCAGAATAATAATCCCTGTCATGATGGCCGGTATATGCCCGGCAAGCCATTCTTGTATCAGACCGGATAATACGGCAATCGGTATAGTTATACTATCGTTATACGAAATGGGAATCATAAATAGAAAGATTCCGAGACAAGATGGTACTAGAAACGTTAGTAATCTTTTTAAAGACTTCTTTTTACGCAGTTCTTGTTGTATGATTTGTTCCACTAGATATCATCCTCGATTACATATTTATAAGTCAAAACTTATTTTAATTCATAAACTCTTGTTTGCCAACCGTATTTCCCAATCTAATAATTCTGTATTTTCATGCCTGCCAAAGAATTGTTTGTTTTTTCCTAGCATGGGATTATCAGTAGTATAGAATTAGGAATCTTTCTTTATAAAAGAATAAAAAAGTTTTCGGGAGATTCCTACATGGTTTGAGGAAAAATTCGTCCATTCTTCGACAACAGGTGAATGATAGAAGATAGAAAAGTCTATATACAAAAAGGATGCATAAGGTTTATATAACCAGTAAATCTAAAATCTTGTAAATTTCTGTCGTTAGTCTGAAAATTATAAAAATATGAAAAGTAATTTTTTTCGTGGTATGATTCTTCCTACGTCAGTAATTATTTGAAAATTTAAAGAAAGTGGTGGATTACTATGTTGGAAGAGTTAAAGAATCATTTTGAGAAAGTGAAAAATCGTAACCCATTACATGTAAATGAGTTGCTGGATCATATTCAAAGACGATACATACATGGTGAGCTATCCATCGTTGAATACAAAAAGTTTTACTCCGAGCTAGATAAACTTAATGCACAAAAGCCGGATTCATTTATTTTTGCCTCAATGGGTTAACAGTCGTTAGAATAATACATTTTTATACAATAAAAAGAGAGAAGTCTTAAAAACAAGGACTCTCTTTTTTATTATCTTGAGATGATATTAAAAAGGCTTTAAATACCTTCAGCTCAGATATAACTTGAGAGAAATACATAAATCTAGCTTACAATTTTTAAGAAACAACGAAGTAGTATCAATAAAAACAAATGTCAGTGTGAAAATAAATTCGTAGAAGTGAGTTTATTTATAATATTCCGATAAGTTATAATGAAGGTAAAGTAATGACTAGGGGGATTGAAATGAAAAAACATTCTACTGAAGCTATTCCGCTGATTCTTGATTTCTGTCATTGGTTAGATGTACACAAAAAGTCTCCAAATACGGTTAAAACGTATAAGCGTGAGCTTGAAAAATATCAAGAATGGCTTCAAGAGAAAAAAAGGGATATCAATCACCTAGAAAAGGCAGATATCCAGGCCTACATAGATTATTTAGAGGAACAGCAGAAAAGCTTAGCAACAATCGATAAAACTATCGGCGCCATTCGGACTTTTGCAAAGTTCTTAGAAAAGCCAGGTCTCACGTTTGGGATAGAAATTAAACCA comes from Bacillus tuaregi and encodes:
- a CDS encoding YjiH family protein — its product is MQQELRKKKSLKRLLTFLVPSCLGIFLFMIPISYNDSITIPIAVLSGLIQEWLAGHIPAIMTGIIILTLLGTVLIKTVRPNVLNRNSFLKTLLDVPPVWFAARILGAIFSVCVLFQWGPEMIWSENTGGLLLNDLLPVLFSVFLFAGLFLPLLLNFGLLELFGTLLTKIMRPVFKLPGRSSIDCMASWLGDGTIGVLLTSKQYEEGYYTKREAAIIGTSFSVVSITFSLVVISQVGLSHMFIPFYLTITAAGVIAAFIAPRIPPLSRKKDTYFVEKSNDYSEDHIPEGHTPLSWGFTQALEKAGHNRGLKDFFFSGGKNVLDMWMGVAPIVMALGTLALIVAEYTPVFQWLGVPFIPILELLQIPEAKAASETLVVGFADMFLPSVIGAGIESEMTRFIVAAVSVTQLIYMSEVGGLLLGSKIPVSFWELIVIFIQRTLITLPIITLIAHFLF
- the yppF gene encoding YppF family protein; translation: MLEELKNHFEKVKNRNPLHVNELLDHIQRRYIHGELSIVEYKKFYSELDKLNAQKPDSFIFASMG